A region of Paenibacillus sp. JNUCC-31 DNA encodes the following proteins:
- a CDS encoding adenine deaminase C-terminal domain-containing protein: MRADQLIVNVHVYNSYYKRFEMNNVAVLDGRFMYVGSGGPEMIEADEVIDARGRYMIPGLIDIHLHIESTMVTPATFSHGLIRCGVTSIVAEPHEMANVFGLEGVQEMMSASRETTVDMFYAIPSSVPATPMETTGGSIEIEDMDVLLATGEIICLGEIMNYVDVIRDPECKTNQILQHIRKNYPDLVIEGHTPKLLGLDLHRLIYAGVDSDHTHQSIEGLQARIAAGMFIEIQEKSMTPEVMEYLIQHDVAQHFCFVTDDVMPDSLVERGHLDHIVRKAIRMGMRPEDAIYAATSTPASRMKMTDRGSIAPGKVADYVLLSNLDTLAVEQVYKKGRKAYDDYEPYKQDRISGQFPPHFYKSVQLNLLGAEDFAILLSDPKVNGKGEDSASEAQLSEQGLNNCRVMMVKDGSTFVEEHIAQVQAANGELLWEESEYGQIATFERYGVNGNRAHGLIGGDTIKRGAIATTYSHDNHNLLVVGRNREDMILAANTVISSQGGFCVVEDGKVLSHLELPVGGILTEEPLAVVSHQVKELRAAMLSLGYVHYNPIMSISTHSLAVSPALKITDHGLIDVNAGKVVPLIVE; the protein is encoded by the coding sequence ATGCGTGCAGATCAACTAATTGTGAATGTACATGTGTATAACAGTTATTATAAACGATTTGAAATGAACAACGTGGCTGTACTGGACGGCAGATTTATGTATGTTGGTTCAGGCGGGCCGGAGATGATTGAAGCGGATGAAGTGATTGATGCACGCGGACGTTACATGATCCCGGGCCTTATTGATATTCATCTGCACATTGAGAGTACAATGGTGACACCAGCAACCTTTTCCCATGGCCTAATCCGCTGCGGAGTAACGTCCATTGTGGCGGAACCGCATGAGATGGCGAATGTGTTTGGGCTGGAAGGTGTGCAGGAGATGATGTCGGCCAGTCGCGAGACAACGGTGGACATGTTCTACGCTATCCCAAGCTCCGTTCCGGCGACGCCGATGGAAACAACAGGTGGTTCAATCGAAATCGAAGACATGGATGTGCTGCTCGCTACTGGAGAGATCATATGTCTGGGTGAGATCATGAACTATGTGGACGTCATCCGTGATCCGGAATGCAAGACCAATCAGATTCTTCAGCATATTCGCAAAAACTATCCCGATCTTGTGATCGAAGGTCATACACCGAAATTGCTTGGGCTGGATCTGCACCGACTGATCTATGCGGGCGTGGATTCCGATCATACCCATCAGAGCATTGAGGGCTTGCAGGCTCGAATTGCGGCAGGCATGTTCATTGAAATTCAGGAAAAATCGATGACGCCAGAAGTCATGGAGTACCTGATTCAGCATGATGTCGCTCAGCATTTCTGCTTCGTAACGGACGATGTTATGCCGGACTCGCTGGTGGAACGGGGGCATCTCGATCATATCGTGCGTAAGGCCATTCGGATGGGTATGCGCCCGGAAGATGCGATTTACGCTGCAACCTCAACCCCTGCATCCCGGATGAAAATGACCGATCGCGGCAGTATTGCCCCAGGCAAAGTGGCCGATTATGTACTGCTGTCCAACTTGGATACACTTGCAGTAGAACAGGTTTATAAAAAAGGCCGAAAAGCTTATGACGATTACGAACCGTACAAGCAGGACCGGATCAGTGGACAGTTTCCGCCTCATTTTTACAAGAGCGTGCAGTTAAACCTGCTGGGAGCTGAGGATTTTGCGATCCTATTGTCTGATCCAAAGGTGAATGGGAAAGGTGAAGATTCAGCTTCAGAAGCGCAGTTATCGGAACAGGGTTTAAACAACTGCCGGGTCATGATGGTGAAGGATGGTTCAACCTTTGTGGAAGAGCATATTGCACAGGTTCAGGCTGCGAATGGTGAACTGCTCTGGGAAGAAAGCGAATATGGACAGATTGCGACTTTTGAACGTTATGGTGTGAACGGCAATCGGGCGCATGGTTTGATTGGTGGAGATACGATCAAGCGTGGGGCCATTGCGACAACGTATTCACACGACAACCATAATCTATTGGTCGTAGGACGTAATCGCGAAGATATGATTTTGGCAGCTAACACGGTTATTTCGAGCCAAGGTGGCTTCTGTGTGGTGGAAGACGGCAAAGTGTTGTCCCATCTCGAACTCCCTGTGGGTGGCATTTTGACGGAGGAACCGCTGGCGGTCGTATCACACCAAGTGAAAGAGCTGCGTGCAGCGATGTTGTCACTTGGTTATGTGCACTATAATCCGATCATGTCCATCAGTACCCATTCTCTTGCGGTAAGTCCGGCTCTGAAAATTACGGATCACGGCCTGATTGATGTGAATGCAGGTAAGGTTGTTCCGTTGATTGTGGAGTGA
- a CDS encoding ABC transporter ATP-binding protein: MALLTLDHVSVAYDKQTILKDFQLELEKGKLLSLLGPSGCGKTTTLRLIAGFLEASQGKFMFGGKDYTKVPANKRNFGFVFQSYALFPHLSVYDNVAFGLRMRKVKDKDISSRVMRILEVVNLNGFEKRFPQELSGGQRQRVAIARALVIEPDLLLFDEPLSNLDANLRLNMRVEIRRIQQELGITTLYVSHDQEECFSISDQVAIMNKGVVEQLDRPETIFKYPATEFVARFIGFHNFIEFAERSDAGEVITLKAGGRLFTATAHPGTARPGARKGAIRPDDLIVSGDTSAEVLNALPGIIKVSTYLGRSYQYVIETELGDFTANQEMETPYLSGQRVNLIFPQDKLVLVE, translated from the coding sequence ATGGCATTGCTGACATTAGACCACGTATCCGTGGCATACGATAAGCAGACAATCCTGAAAGATTTTCAGTTGGAGCTGGAAAAAGGCAAGCTGCTCTCCCTGCTCGGACCGAGCGGTTGCGGCAAAACAACTACGCTGCGCCTCATCGCCGGGTTTCTGGAAGCATCTCAGGGCAAGTTTATGTTCGGCGGCAAGGACTACACGAAGGTTCCGGCGAACAAGCGGAACTTCGGATTTGTATTTCAGAGTTATGCGCTGTTCCCGCATCTGTCTGTCTATGACAACGTGGCCTTCGGCCTGCGGATGCGCAAGGTAAAAGACAAGGATATTTCTTCACGCGTCATGCGCATCCTTGAAGTGGTAAACCTGAACGGCTTCGAGAAACGATTCCCGCAGGAACTGTCTGGTGGACAGCGTCAGCGTGTGGCGATTGCCCGCGCACTCGTCATTGAACCGGATTTGCTGTTGTTCGATGAACCACTCAGTAACCTGGATGCCAACCTGCGACTGAATATGCGGGTCGAGATCCGCCGGATTCAGCAGGAGCTGGGCATCACGACGCTATATGTCTCTCATGATCAGGAGGAGTGCTTCTCCATCTCGGATCAGGTAGCGATTATGAACAAAGGCGTGGTCGAGCAGCTCGACCGCCCGGAAACCATTTTCAAATACCCGGCGACGGAATTTGTAGCCCGGTTTATCGGGTTCCATAATTTTATTGAATTCGCAGAGCGCAGTGATGCAGGAGAAGTGATCACGCTGAAAGCGGGAGGTCGTTTGTTCACCGCAACAGCTCATCCTGGAACGGCACGTCCCGGTGCACGCAAAGGTGCGATTCGCCCGGATGATCTGATCGTTAGTGGAGATACCTCTGCAGAAGTGTTGAACGCTTTGCCAGGTATTATCAAAGTAAGCACATACCTTGGACGCAGCTATCAGTACGTCATTGAGACAGAACTTGGCGACTTCACAGCCAATCAGGAGATGGAGACGCCTTATCTCAGCGGACAGCGGGTTAATCTGATTTTCCCGCAGGATAAGCTTGTCCTTGTGGAATAG
- a CDS encoding ABC transporter permease yields MREKHIGLGLFSLLVFIFLLGPLLIISVTSFEPGTVLKFPPEGFSLRWYENIFNTGGFLRTFQTSIIISLLGNLLALLLGVPAAYALSRYDFKGKSVLNALFLSPVLIPGIVLGFTLMKYLIVIYHLPMYLGLLIGHTIIMLPFIIRVIASSLSSFDFAVEEAALSLGAGRVRTFFQIVLPNIRSGIIAAVLIAFLESFNNVDISVFMTGPGVSTLPIQMLTYVENYFDPTIAAISVLLMVLTGLLMFVIERIMGGFSYFTKR; encoded by the coding sequence ATGCGGGAGAAACATATCGGGCTGGGCCTGTTCAGTCTGCTGGTCTTTATCTTTCTGCTGGGCCCGCTTCTGATCATCTCGGTGACTTCGTTTGAACCGGGGACGGTACTCAAATTTCCGCCGGAGGGTTTCTCCCTCCGCTGGTACGAGAATATTTTCAACACAGGCGGTTTCCTCCGCACATTCCAGACGTCGATTATTATTTCCCTGCTGGGGAATTTGCTGGCGCTGTTACTCGGGGTTCCGGCTGCGTATGCACTTAGTCGTTACGATTTCAAAGGCAAGTCCGTGCTGAATGCACTGTTCCTGTCTCCGGTACTCATTCCGGGAATCGTGCTTGGTTTTACATTAATGAAATACCTGATCGTTATCTACCATCTGCCGATGTATCTGGGTCTGCTGATTGGTCACACGATTATTATGCTTCCATTTATTATTCGCGTCATCGCATCGAGTCTGTCGAGCTTTGACTTTGCGGTGGAAGAAGCAGCCCTGAGTCTTGGCGCGGGCCGGGTAAGAACATTCTTCCAGATTGTGCTGCCCAACATTCGTTCAGGAATTATCGCAGCGGTCCTGATTGCCTTTCTGGAGTCCTTCAACAACGTGGACATTTCCGTGTTTATGACCGGACCGGGGGTAAGCACATTGCCCATTCAGATGCTGACCTATGTGGAAAATTATTTTGACCCAACCATTGCAGCTATTTCCGTGTTGCTGATGGTATTAACTGGACTTTTAATGTTCGTGATCGAACGGATCATGGGCGGATTCTCATACTTTACTAAACGTTAA
- a CDS encoding ABC transporter permease, producing MKKSVIYWLLLPGFVFLAAFMIIPIVLTIGSTFFQENSFTFEGYMHFFRDPYFLKILLTTLQVSVVTTIVCVVLGFPTAYYISRKAPRRKGILLALAIFPLLTSPVVRSFSWMIILGRKGLVNNALVGLGIVDKPLDILYTPAAMMIGLTHLFLPLMIISLVGVLENIDGDLLKAAQSLGASRFTAFRRVVFPLAVPGLVIGAVLVFVGSLTAYTTPALLGGKQRVIATFLYQNAMTLNDWYLASVVAAIMIVITFVVVGVMNKMAKTLNPKG from the coding sequence ATGAAGAAATCAGTAATCTACTGGCTATTGCTGCCGGGGTTTGTGTTTTTGGCGGCATTTATGATCATTCCGATTGTCCTGACGATCGGATCGACTTTTTTTCAGGAAAACTCCTTCACGTTTGAAGGATACATGCATTTTTTCAGAGACCCTTACTTTTTGAAAATATTGCTTACGACGCTGCAGGTCAGCGTGGTCACCACCATCGTCTGCGTGGTGCTCGGATTCCCGACAGCTTATTATATTTCACGGAAAGCGCCGCGCCGCAAAGGCATTCTGCTGGCGCTGGCCATCTTCCCGCTGCTAACGAGCCCTGTCGTACGGTCGTTTAGCTGGATGATTATTCTCGGACGCAAAGGGCTGGTCAACAATGCCCTCGTTGGACTCGGTATCGTGGACAAGCCGCTGGATATTCTGTATACGCCGGCAGCCATGATGATAGGTTTGACCCATCTGTTTCTGCCACTCATGATCATCTCTCTGGTGGGTGTGCTTGAGAACATCGATGGTGATCTGCTCAAGGCAGCACAGAGCCTGGGTGCATCACGCTTCACGGCATTCCGCCGGGTGGTTTTCCCGCTGGCCGTGCCAGGGCTTGTGATCGGAGCTGTACTTGTGTTTGTCGGAAGCCTGACGGCTTATACGACGCCTGCGCTTTTGGGAGGCAAACAGCGCGTCATTGCGACGTTCCTCTATCAGAACGCGATGACCCTGAACGACTGGTATCTGGCCTCGGTCGTTGCCGCGATTATGATTGTGATTACATTTGTCGTGGTCGGTGTCATGAACAAAATGGCCAAAACTTTAAATCCGAAGGGGTAG
- a CDS encoding nucleoside hydrolase — MSETGNRIILDVDTGIDDALAILLAVKSRKLDILGITTVCGNVSLQQATDNTCKILELAGATSIPVIAGAAGPLTRKSHYEHRVHGQDGLGGALPDPAVSKRADEGFAPDFIVEQAKLYPGELTLIMTAPLTNLALALMKCPELPTLLKEVIFMGGVVRGHGNITPTAEYNTYADPEAARIVLHAGFEKLTQVGLDVTRQTLLNEEAIGRLTDPVLRDYVAQSTEIYIKRYEEMNGIRACALHDPLAVGVALAPELVGRKSYYVDVETASRLCDGQMVCDFQNRLGQQPNTLVCETVDAEAFLELFINALNA; from the coding sequence ATGAGTGAAACAGGAAATCGCATCATTCTGGATGTGGATACCGGTATAGATGACGCGCTGGCAATTCTGCTGGCCGTCAAGAGTCGGAAGCTGGACATTCTCGGCATTACCACAGTCTGTGGGAACGTATCACTCCAACAGGCGACGGATAACACATGTAAAATTTTAGAACTGGCCGGAGCGACCTCCATTCCAGTCATTGCCGGAGCGGCTGGCCCACTCACGCGCAAGTCTCACTATGAACACCGGGTACATGGACAAGACGGATTGGGTGGTGCGCTGCCTGATCCGGCGGTGTCCAAGCGGGCGGATGAAGGCTTCGCCCCAGACTTTATCGTTGAACAAGCGAAGTTGTATCCAGGCGAGCTAACACTGATTATGACCGCGCCGTTAACGAATCTGGCGCTGGCATTAATGAAATGTCCTGAGCTACCTACATTATTGAAGGAAGTTATCTTCATGGGTGGCGTCGTACGCGGACATGGCAACATTACACCGACAGCCGAATACAACACGTATGCTGACCCTGAAGCCGCACGCATTGTACTGCATGCAGGCTTTGAGAAGCTCACGCAAGTAGGTCTGGATGTAACCCGTCAAACGTTGCTAAATGAAGAAGCCATTGGACGGTTAACTGATCCGGTATTACGTGATTATGTGGCACAGAGCACGGAGATTTACATCAAGCGGTATGAAGAAATGAATGGGATACGCGCCTGTGCCCTGCATGATCCACTGGCAGTTGGCGTCGCACTAGCCCCGGAACTCGTTGGACGCAAGTCATATTACGTGGATGTCGAAACCGCCAGCCGATTGTGCGATGGCCAGATGGTATGTGACTTCCAAAATCGTTTGGGCCAGCAGCCCAACACTCTCGTCTGCGAGACCGTGGACGCGGAAGCCTTCCTTGAACTATTTATCAACGCATTAAATGCGTAG
- a CDS encoding ABC transporter substrate-binding protein codes for MKKWISGLAAVAMTSVLLAGCGSSTENATGGSGSGGTAPTKLVISTWGFSEDFFNEEVFGPFEKEHNVDIVLEVGNNAERLNKIRQGTSNVDVIYLSDYYAQQGIDEGLFEKIDRSKIPNVNDIYDIAKAPLGEDYGPAYTVGQLGIAYNPDLVSKEVTSWSDLWDPAFANNLTIPNITATAGPMVLDAASRVAGNETFNEDAAFAELKKLSGNVVKFYTQTSEFVNMFSQEEIAGGPIMEMYFKDLKAAVPNAKFVTPSEGAYAVMNTINVVKGSKNKELAEEFINWQLSQDVQAKSAKAKVDSPVNTKVELTAEEAEGVTYGADVVGKLNKLDMEFVNQQAKAWTDRWNREIAQ; via the coding sequence ATGAAAAAGTGGATTAGCGGTTTGGCGGCAGTGGCAATGACATCGGTATTACTTGCAGGATGCGGCAGCAGTACAGAGAATGCAACAGGCGGATCAGGCAGCGGGGGCACGGCGCCAACCAAACTGGTCATCTCCACTTGGGGGTTCTCGGAAGATTTCTTCAATGAAGAAGTATTTGGTCCATTTGAAAAAGAACATAATGTAGACATCGTACTTGAAGTGGGTAACAACGCGGAGCGTTTGAACAAAATCCGCCAAGGTACATCCAATGTCGATGTGATCTATCTGTCCGATTACTATGCACAGCAAGGCATCGATGAAGGTTTGTTTGAGAAAATCGACCGCTCCAAAATTCCGAATGTGAACGATATTTATGATATTGCCAAAGCACCGCTTGGCGAAGATTACGGCCCGGCCTATACGGTTGGACAGCTCGGAATCGCCTATAACCCGGACCTCGTTTCCAAAGAAGTGACTTCATGGTCTGATCTGTGGGACCCGGCATTTGCCAATAACCTGACCATTCCGAACATTACAGCAACAGCAGGCCCAATGGTATTGGATGCAGCTTCCCGTGTAGCCGGAAACGAAACATTTAATGAAGATGCAGCATTTGCGGAACTTAAAAAATTAAGCGGCAACGTTGTTAAATTCTACACTCAAACTTCCGAATTCGTGAACATGTTCTCCCAGGAAGAGATCGCTGGCGGACCGATTATGGAAATGTACTTCAAAGATCTGAAAGCGGCTGTGCCAAATGCGAAGTTTGTTACACCTAGCGAGGGTGCGTATGCAGTTATGAATACGATCAACGTCGTGAAAGGCAGCAAAAACAAAGAACTCGCTGAAGAATTCATCAACTGGCAGCTGAGCCAGGATGTACAAGCCAAATCCGCTAAAGCCAAAGTGGATTCCCCGGTAAATACGAAGGTTGAATTGACTGCTGAAGAAGCTGAAGGCGTAACGTATGGTGCAGACGTGGTTGGCAAGCTGAACAAGCTGGATATGGAATTTGTGAATCAACAGGCCAAAGCATGGACAGATCGTTGGAACCGTGAAATTGCCCAATAA
- a CDS encoding Na-translocating system protein MpsC family protein — MELLDSNESKKKMCQYYNEISKELFGFGTTLLRVTIDQNIVTFYAKHRRSPRSDALEGEAPGLKLEVDFRMSVLYKKKFREKLEQHMGLPIEAVLRDYDASTQWAITNVILEQA, encoded by the coding sequence ATGGAACTGCTGGACAGTAATGAGAGCAAGAAGAAGATGTGCCAGTATTATAACGAAATTTCGAAGGAACTGTTCGGCTTTGGGACCACTCTCCTGAGAGTGACCATTGATCAGAACATCGTGACCTTCTACGCGAAGCACCGACGTTCACCGCGCTCTGACGCCCTGGAAGGGGAGGCCCCCGGCTTGAAGCTGGAAGTGGACTTCCGCATGTCTGTCTTGTATAAGAAGAAATTCAGGGAGAAGTTGGAGCAACACATGGGTTTGCCAATCGAAGCTGTATTACGGGATTATGATGCGTCCACGCAATGGGCCATTACGAATGTGATATTGGAACAGGCATAG